The following coding sequences lie in one Maribacter forsetii DSM 18668 genomic window:
- a CDS encoding superoxide dismutase produces the protein MAFELPKLPYAYDALEPHIDARTMEIHHTKHHNGYTTKLNAAIEGTDLAGKSIEDILTGLDMSNGAVRNNGGGFYNHSLFWTILSPNGGGKPSGELAAAIDSAFGSFEEFKNKFTTAAGTRFGSGWAWLCVHKGGKVEVCSTPNQDNPLMPGVECGGQPILGLDVWEHAYYLNYQNKRPDYIEAFFNIINWDEVSKRYASNK, from the coding sequence ATGGCTTTTGAACTACCAAAATTGCCTTACGCTTATGACGCTCTTGAGCCTCATATTGATGCAAGGACAATGGAAATACATCATACAAAACATCATAACGGATATACAACTAAGTTAAATGCTGCTATAGAAGGTACTGACCTTGCTGGGAAGTCTATTGAAGATATTTTGACCGGTTTGGATATGAGTAACGGTGCTGTTAGAAATAATGGTGGCGGATTTTACAATCACTCTTTATTCTGGACAATCTTATCACCAAACGGAGGCGGAAAGCCAAGTGGTGAATTAGCAGCTGCAATTGATAGCGCTTTTGGTTCTTTCGAAGAATTCAAAAATAAGTTTACAACTGCTGCAGGAACTAGATTTGGTTCTGGTTGGGCATGGTTATGTGTTCATAAAGGTGGTAAAGTAGAAGTATGTTCTACACCAAATCAAGACAACCCATTAATGCCGGGAGTTGAATGTGGAGGTCAGCCAATCTTAGGTTTAGACGTTTGGGAACATGCATATTACCTAAATTACCAAAATAAAAGACCAGATTATATTGAAGCGTTTTTCAATATCATTAACTGGGATGAAGTGTCAAAAAGATATGCAAGTAACAAATAA
- a CDS encoding UvrD-helicase domain-containing protein, with product MSNNSFTIYNASAGSGKTYALAKVYLKIILASPQNFRKILAITFTNKAVNEMKHRILNSLFEFSKTTSLEEANPLFIDIINETDHTFKELPALSKLRLKQILHNYAFFDISTIDKFTHRLIRTFAKDLKIPQNFEVVLDVDLLLQEAVERVISKAGEDPEFTKVLLDFALEKIEDDRSWDIGFDLLKIGKLIFDENNAEHLKLLKDVELADFLKLQGHLKKQTKNLEKRIVELATAAIDTITASGLDLKDFPRETLPNHFKKIIAGNFTPTQLYNNKLEDNLIEGKIVKATVKNAPEDLAPQLLQHYQAIKQLIYKRGLYANINRNIIPFALLNAIQKELKIIQEEKDQLSISEFNTLIAKEVKNQPAPFIYERLGEKYRHYFIDEFQDTSQMQWENLIPLIGSAMEGEDELGSTGSLFLVGDPKQAIYRWRGGKAEQFLELATHQTHPFTIQSDLVTLPKNYRSYAEVINFNNNFFQSISPFLENDIYQEFFKIGNTQETNHKEGGYVHISLLEEDNDEEYAASTLATIQQCLDQGYTYSDICIIIRKKKHGLLLADFLMQHNIPVVSSDSLLLSESTKANFLVQLIRYMVQPTEQEIQYEILNFLSEGKKDKHAYIYENLGKLDAHLLETYGFDASKLRQTSVFDGLAYAIKTFDLIPTSDAHLSAFMDLVFDVEQKYGSDMQSFLDYWDKKGNSASISTPENMESVQIMTIHKSKGLEFPVVIFPYADSNVYEEIDPKLWLPVNKEEFLSFSEVLINKKQEVQQYGELESLLYEIDHQKLQLDAFNLLYVVLTRAVKALFIISANKLDKKGEHNTNYYSGLFIHFLKSIGEYQQDKLSYDFGELMPQTAKEQTNTDQLTIPYIYTNKDRPDFKILALAGTLWDEGLDVAINQGNIIHYILGAIYTTSNLDRAVQMALQKGLIKEQEVNGIKEIVKKVIFHKDLTQFYQNDVEVLNERDLLLDDGTVQRPDRVVLKNNHATIIDYKTGERNPVYHHQINAYAQSFENMGYTIDHKIIVYINTEIELDYI from the coding sequence GTGTCCAACAATTCTTTTACCATATATAATGCTTCTGCAGGATCGGGCAAAACTTATGCCCTTGCTAAGGTTTACTTAAAAATTATACTGGCTTCGCCTCAGAATTTCAGAAAAATATTAGCCATCACATTTACCAACAAAGCGGTAAATGAAATGAAGCATAGAATTTTAAATAGCCTGTTCGAGTTTTCAAAAACCACATCTCTTGAGGAAGCCAACCCGTTATTCATAGACATTATCAACGAAACTGACCATACGTTTAAAGAGCTGCCTGCCTTAAGTAAACTGCGGTTAAAACAAATATTACATAACTACGCTTTTTTCGATATTTCTACCATTGATAAGTTTACACACCGTCTTATTAGAACTTTTGCGAAAGATTTAAAGATTCCGCAAAACTTTGAAGTGGTACTAGATGTAGACCTACTTTTACAAGAAGCCGTTGAACGTGTCATTAGTAAAGCAGGTGAAGATCCTGAATTCACAAAGGTGCTTTTAGATTTTGCTTTAGAAAAAATTGAGGACGACAGAAGTTGGGATATTGGATTTGATCTTTTAAAAATAGGTAAACTAATTTTCGATGAAAATAATGCCGAACACCTAAAGCTATTAAAAGATGTTGAACTAGCTGACTTCTTAAAATTACAAGGTCATCTAAAAAAACAAACCAAAAATCTGGAGAAGCGTATAGTTGAACTTGCAACTGCAGCTATTGATACTATCACTGCATCTGGGTTAGACCTCAAAGATTTCCCTAGAGAAACATTACCAAATCATTTTAAAAAAATTATTGCCGGCAACTTTACACCTACGCAACTCTATAATAATAAACTAGAGGACAATTTAATTGAAGGCAAAATTGTAAAAGCTACCGTTAAAAACGCACCAGAAGATTTGGCTCCACAACTTCTTCAGCACTACCAAGCCATAAAGCAACTGATCTACAAAAGGGGATTGTATGCAAATATCAATAGAAACATTATTCCCTTTGCACTGTTAAATGCAATTCAAAAAGAGCTAAAGATTATTCAAGAAGAAAAAGACCAATTGTCCATTTCTGAATTTAACACCTTAATTGCAAAAGAAGTAAAGAATCAACCCGCTCCGTTTATTTATGAAAGACTTGGAGAAAAATACCGCCATTACTTCATAGATGAATTTCAAGACACCTCACAAATGCAATGGGAAAACCTCATTCCTTTAATAGGGAGTGCCATGGAAGGTGAAGATGAATTAGGTAGCACTGGATCTTTATTTTTGGTAGGAGACCCAAAACAAGCCATTTATAGATGGCGCGGTGGCAAAGCTGAACAGTTTCTAGAATTGGCCACACACCAAACACACCCGTTTACCATCCAATCAGACCTGGTAACCTTACCAAAAAACTATAGAAGTTATGCGGAAGTCATCAACTTCAACAACAACTTTTTTCAAAGCATAAGTCCGTTTTTAGAGAATGATATTTATCAAGAATTCTTTAAAATTGGAAATACACAAGAAACCAACCATAAAGAAGGTGGCTATGTTCATATCTCATTGTTAGAAGAAGATAACGATGAGGAGTATGCAGCAAGTACATTAGCAACTATCCAACAATGTCTGGACCAAGGCTATACCTATAGTGATATCTGTATTATCATTAGAAAGAAAAAGCATGGTCTTCTGTTGGCAGATTTTTTAATGCAGCACAACATACCTGTTGTTTCCTCAGATTCTTTATTGTTAAGCGAAAGTACCAAAGCCAATTTCTTGGTACAGCTAATTAGGTATATGGTTCAACCAACAGAACAAGAGATACAATATGAGATTTTGAATTTTCTGTCTGAAGGAAAAAAAGATAAACATGCATATATCTATGAAAATTTAGGCAAGCTAGACGCCCACCTATTAGAAACTTATGGATTTGATGCTTCTAAACTAAGGCAAACTTCGGTTTTTGACGGATTGGCATATGCCATAAAAACCTTTGACCTTATCCCTACTTCAGACGCGCATCTTTCTGCTTTTATGGATCTTGTTTTTGACGTTGAGCAGAAATATGGCTCAGATATGCAATCTTTCTTAGATTATTGGGACAAGAAAGGTAATTCAGCAAGCATAAGCACACCAGAAAATATGGAATCGGTACAGATTATGACCATCCACAAATCTAAAGGTTTGGAATTTCCAGTGGTTATCTTCCCTTATGCCGATTCTAATGTGTACGAAGAAATTGACCCAAAATTATGGCTTCCAGTAAACAAAGAGGAATTCCTTAGCTTTTCAGAAGTGCTTATCAATAAAAAGCAAGAAGTTCAACAATACGGCGAATTAGAATCTCTGCTCTATGAAATTGATCATCAGAAATTACAGCTAGATGCTTTCAACCTTTTATACGTAGTACTTACCAGAGCGGTTAAAGCCCTGTTCATTATAAGTGCCAATAAACTTGATAAAAAAGGTGAACATAATACCAATTACTATTCTGGTTTGTTCATTCATTTCTTAAAAAGCATTGGCGAATATCAACAAGATAAACTATCGTATGATTTTGGTGAACTAATGCCACAAACCGCTAAAGAACAAACTAATACCGATCAACTAACTATACCATATATATATACCAATAAAGATAGGCCCGATTTTAAGATACTTGCCTTGGCAGGTACTTTATGGGATGAAGGATTAGATGTTGCCATAAACCAAGGTAATATCATACATTATATATTAGGGGCTATTTACACGACTTCCAATTTAGATAGAGCCGTACAAATGGCTCTGCAAAAAGGATTGATCAAAGAGCAAGAAGTAAACGGGATAAAGGAAATTGTAAAAAAGGTCATCTTTCACAAAGATTTGACGCAATTTTACCAAAATGATGTAGAGGTACTAAATGAACGCGACTTGTTACTAGATGATGGAACCGTTCAAAGACCTGACAGGGTGGTGTTAAAAAACAACCATGCCACAATTATCGATTATAAAACAGGGGAACGGAACCCCGTTTATCATCATCAAATAAATGCATATGCTCAGAGTTTTGAAAATATGGGCTACACCATTGATCACAAAATCATCGTATACATTAATACAGAAATAGAATTAGATTATATATAA
- the kbl gene encoding glycine C-acetyltransferase has product MYGKIKEHLQQEIDNIKNDGLFKEERIIVSPQDAVIKIDTGKEVINFCANNYLGLSSHPDVIQAAKDAMDTHGFGMSSVRFICGTQDIHKTLEQKIAHFYGTEDTILYAAAFDANGGVFEPLLTAEDAIISDSLNHASIIDGVRLCKAKRYRYANSDMADLEAQLIKANENGARFKIIVTDGVFSMDGIVAPLDKICDLADKYDALVMIDECHATGFIGEKGKGTLEEKGVMGRIDIITGTLGKALGGAMGGYTTGKKEIITLLRQRSRPYLFSNSLAPAIVGASIKVFDMLENDTSLRDKLQENTAYFKKGIKNAGFDIVDGDSAIVPVMLYDAKLSQDMANKLLEKGIYVIGFFYPVVPKGKARIRVQLSAAHTKEHLDTAIKAFTEVGKELKIV; this is encoded by the coding sequence ATGTACGGAAAAATCAAAGAACATTTACAGCAAGAAATTGACAACATTAAAAATGACGGACTCTTTAAAGAGGAAAGAATTATTGTTTCTCCGCAAGATGCGGTCATTAAAATTGATACGGGAAAAGAAGTTATTAATTTCTGTGCCAATAATTATTTAGGACTATCATCTCACCCAGATGTTATACAAGCCGCTAAAGATGCTATGGACACTCATGGCTTTGGCATGTCTTCTGTTCGATTTATTTGTGGTACACAAGATATACACAAAACCCTAGAACAAAAGATAGCACATTTCTATGGCACGGAAGACACCATATTATATGCAGCAGCCTTTGATGCAAATGGCGGTGTATTTGAACCTTTGCTTACCGCCGAAGATGCTATTATATCAGATTCTTTGAATCACGCCTCTATTATTGACGGTGTTCGTCTATGTAAAGCAAAACGTTACCGTTACGCCAACAGCGATATGGCAGATTTGGAAGCACAACTGATCAAAGCAAATGAAAACGGAGCTCGATTTAAAATTATTGTTACAGATGGTGTATTCTCTATGGACGGTATTGTAGCTCCTTTAGATAAAATATGTGATCTAGCCGATAAGTATGATGCTTTAGTGATGATCGATGAATGCCATGCTACCGGATTTATTGGTGAAAAAGGAAAAGGAACCTTAGAGGAAAAAGGAGTAATGGGTAGAATTGATATAATTACCGGAACCCTAGGTAAGGCATTAGGTGGCGCCATGGGCGGTTACACTACCGGAAAAAAAGAAATTATCACGCTATTAAGACAGCGCTCCAGACCTTACTTATTCTCCAACTCTTTAGCACCAGCTATTGTAGGCGCATCTATTAAGGTGTTTGATATGCTAGAGAACGATACTTCTTTACGGGATAAGTTGCAAGAAAACACTGCATACTTTAAAAAAGGTATTAAAAATGCAGGCTTTGACATTGTTGACGGAGATTCTGCAATTGTTCCCGTAATGTTATACGATGCCAAATTATCGCAAGATATGGCCAACAAATTATTGGAAAAGGGTATTTACGTTATTGGTTTCTTCTACCCTGTAGTGCCAAAAGGCAAGGCCCGTATTAGGGTTCAACTATCTGCAGCACACACTAAAGAACATTTAGATACCGCTATTAAGGCATTTACAGAAGTTGGAAAAGAATTAAAAATCGTTTAA